The following coding sequences lie in one Microbacterium sp. XT11 genomic window:
- a CDS encoding HNH endonuclease signature motif containing protein, translating to MSKHHRSSKHTSGTYHLRPEIAARLPLPCTECGKPVHPDQKWHVAHLIPASKGGRTTRQNTGAAHATCNLKAGGKLGAKTTNSRRRTSAAAREGIRPW from the coding sequence GTGTCGAAGCACCACCGCTCATCGAAGCACACCAGCGGCACCTACCACCTGCGACCCGAGATCGCCGCACGCCTCCCTCTGCCCTGCACCGAGTGCGGGAAGCCCGTGCACCCAGACCAGAAATGGCACGTCGCGCACTTGATCCCAGCATCGAAGGGCGGACGCACTACACGACAGAACACGGGTGCTGCGCACGCGACGTGCAACCTCAAGGCCGGCGGGAAGCTCGGAGCCAAGACCACCAACAGCAGACGACGCACCAGCGCCGCAGCGCGTGAAGGGATC
- a CDS encoding helix-turn-helix domain-containing protein codes for MSVESISIALHHSRATGAAKLVLIGIANHDGDGGAWPSVATLAKYAGVTVRNVQKAVERLEQLHEIRRFVQAGGDHRTAEHERPNRYQFLLTCPPDCDRTSRHRTRTHAPVELSLDPLSVATPGVGSDTRPPVGSDTQTTHVTTPQVTKKERRASNRARGACGHELIDDRHCERGCPVARVEGAPA; via the coding sequence ATGAGCGTCGAGTCGATCAGCATCGCCCTGCACCATTCCCGCGCGACCGGCGCGGCCAAGCTCGTGCTGATCGGCATCGCCAACCACGACGGTGACGGCGGTGCGTGGCCGTCAGTCGCGACCCTCGCGAAGTACGCCGGCGTGACCGTGCGCAACGTGCAGAAGGCCGTCGAACGCCTCGAGCAGCTCCACGAGATTCGCCGTTTCGTGCAGGCCGGCGGTGACCACCGCACAGCGGAACACGAGCGCCCCAACCGCTACCAATTCCTGCTCACGTGCCCGCCAGACTGCGACCGCACGAGCCGGCATCGCACGCGAACGCACGCGCCCGTCGAGCTGTCGCTCGACCCCCTGTCGGTAGCGACACCCGGTGTCGGTAGCGACACCCGCCCCCCTGTCGGTAGCGACACCCAAACCACCCACGTAACCACCCCACAGGTAACGAAGAAAGAACGTCGAGCAAGTAACCGTGCGCGTGGCGCGTGCGGGCATGAGCTGATCGACGACCGCCATTGCGAGCGCGGATGCCCCGTCGCTCGCGTCGAGGGAGCACCAGCATGA
- a CDS encoding helix-turn-helix domain-containing protein produces MTNELIGTAEAAKMLRIDRSSLVRRVRAGTLEPVQKLPAATGAYLFDRALIERLASGERTL; encoded by the coding sequence GTGACGAACGAACTTATTGGGACGGCCGAGGCAGCGAAGATGCTTCGCATCGACCGCAGCTCATTGGTTCGCCGAGTGCGAGCCGGCACGCTCGAGCCCGTCCAGAAGCTCCCCGCCGCCACCGGTGCGTACCTGTTCGATCGCGCGCTCATCGAGCGTCTCGCGTCAGGGGAGCGCACGTTATGA
- a CDS encoding helix-turn-helix domain-containing protein: MTKAVRHSGLGVQELADRIQVSRNAVSSWINGRHRPRRRDLAAFALATGYPVTWLETGDVPNGETPPTGGGVSGGLLPGLDSNQEPAG; the protein is encoded by the coding sequence ATGACGAAGGCTGTCCGCCACTCCGGCTTGGGCGTGCAGGAGTTGGCTGACCGCATCCAGGTGTCGCGGAACGCGGTGTCGAGCTGGATCAACGGACGCCACCGGCCACGCCGGCGAGACCTCGCTGCGTTCGCGCTCGCGACCGGATACCCCGTGACCTGGTTGGAGACAGGAGACGTCCCAAACGGCGAAACCCCGCCCACAGGGGGCGGGGTTTCGGGGGGATTGCTCCCCGGCTTGGACTCGAACCAAGAACCTGCCGGTTAA
- a CDS encoding ATP-binding cassette domain-containing protein, with protein MSRRPEHTNAIDCSDLVIDRIGHGGPTRAVDGVTFSLAPGGLICVAGPTGSGKSTLVAALAGSTDPSVRVVGGSAHVCGVDIRRPARKHRLLTYRTGFVPQGAGADLPPRLTVNEIIAEPILLREKRVNGKALSIRIATLLDELHLPLGAAAKFPYELSAGMRQRVAIARSFVLEPRVLIADEILANLDLEVRPVVFDAITRRRREQGMGALLVTNDADFIRELNAETLMLRGGHVVARGVGKELLWVPNAEADSRR; from the coding sequence ATGTCCCGGCGGCCCGAGCACACGAACGCGATCGACTGCAGCGACCTCGTGATCGACCGGATCGGCCACGGCGGGCCGACGCGCGCCGTCGACGGGGTCACGTTCTCCCTGGCGCCCGGCGGTCTCATCTGTGTCGCCGGTCCGACCGGATCGGGCAAGTCCACCCTCGTCGCCGCTCTGGCGGGGTCGACGGATCCGTCGGTGCGGGTGGTGGGAGGAAGCGCCCACGTGTGCGGCGTCGACATCCGGAGGCCGGCTCGAAAGCACCGGCTGCTCACCTATCGCACCGGTTTCGTCCCGCAGGGCGCCGGGGCCGATCTGCCGCCGCGGCTCACGGTCAACGAGATCATCGCCGAGCCGATCCTGTTGCGCGAGAAGCGGGTGAACGGCAAGGCGCTGTCGATCCGCATCGCGACGCTGCTCGATGAACTGCATCTCCCGCTCGGAGCGGCAGCCAAGTTCCCGTACGAGCTCAGCGCGGGTATGCGCCAGCGCGTCGCGATCGCACGTTCGTTCGTACTCGAGCCGCGCGTGCTCATCGCCGACGAGATTCTCGCCAACCTCGATCTGGAGGTGCGGCCCGTGGTCTTCGACGCGATCACGCGGCGACGCCGAGAACAGGGGATGGGGGCCTTGCTGGTGACGAACGACGCGGACTTCATCCGGGAGCTGAACGCCGAAACCCTCATGCTCCGGGGCGGGCACGTCGTCGCACGAGGTGTGGGCAAGGAGCTGCTCTGGGTGCCGAACGCCGAAGCCGATTCGCGTCGGTGA